A genomic stretch from Kovacikia minuta CCNUW1 includes:
- a CDS encoding helix-turn-helix domain-containing protein yields the protein MAKLSQEEKERIMQLHKQELHPSVIAQRVGCSKETVRNVIRNNGESKHFYFFQAPDGTIHRTSNVTDFSINQNLESRYLYSLNSGSIITYKGWSKATEEEWIRQNSQNSPAEVTHLDE from the coding sequence ATGGCTAAACTGTCCCAGGAAGAAAAAGAACGTATTATGCAGCTTCACAAACAAGAACTTCACCCCAGCGTGATTGCGCAAAGGGTTGGTTGTTCCAAGGAAACGGTTCGCAATGTGATCCGAAACAATGGGGAGTCAAAACACTTTTACTTCTTTCAGGCCCCGGATGGGACAATCCACAGGACTTCCAACGTTACAGACTTTTCTATCAATCAAAACCTCGAAAGCAGATACCTCTACAGCCTAAACAGCGGAAGCATAATCACCTATAAAGGATGGAGCAAAGCCACAGAAGAAGAATGGATTCGGCAAAACTCTCAAAATTCCCCTGCTGAAGTTACTCATCTTGACGAGTAA
- a CDS encoding DUF932 domain-containing protein: MSNKLMLHCGAFQASLSDVKSAVVPEATRTYTPLPHYQMLEWIFEEADKLNLTPKKFPVPSPLAEVRTMETIEASSISNPVEHLENCLLQPAEIGLTKDGNRMFFLVEFEQEYEGHNFAVGGRNSYDKTLAAGLTAGARNFICDNTALSGDYVVLQKHHGQVNFENLIKSALLTMPARLEKLINRINSLKDERIDMDEARKILIQAGKTKVIPSSDIIPVWEEYLKPTHEEFQEFIDTKYGLLQSFTEVVKKENSAMTLMQRHARFADLFQLDANLN; encoded by the coding sequence ATGTCGAATAAATTGATGCTTCATTGCGGTGCTTTCCAGGCTTCTCTTTCCGATGTCAAAAGTGCAGTGGTTCCCGAAGCAACCAGAACCTACACTCCTCTTCCCCATTACCAAATGTTGGAATGGATTTTCGAGGAAGCAGACAAACTCAATCTGACCCCAAAGAAGTTTCCGGTTCCAAGCCCTCTTGCTGAAGTCAGAACAATGGAGACAATAGAAGCGTCATCTATCTCGAACCCTGTTGAGCATCTTGAGAACTGCTTGCTCCAGCCTGCTGAAATCGGCTTAACGAAAGATGGCAACCGGATGTTTTTTCTGGTTGAGTTTGAACAAGAGTACGAAGGACACAACTTTGCTGTAGGAGGAAGAAACTCCTATGACAAAACCTTAGCCGCAGGGCTAACCGCTGGTGCCCGAAATTTCATCTGTGACAATACTGCTTTGTCTGGGGATTACGTTGTCTTACAGAAGCATCATGGACAGGTGAACTTTGAGAACCTGATCAAATCAGCACTCCTGACAATGCCAGCACGATTAGAGAAGCTGATTAACAGAATCAATTCACTCAAAGACGAGCGGATCGACATGGATGAGGCAAGGAAAATCCTCATTCAAGCTGGCAAGACCAAAGTGATTCCCTCTTCGGACATCATTCCGGTCTGGGAGGAATACCTTAAGCCAACTCATGAAGAGTTTCAGGAGTTCATCGATACCAAGTATGGACTTCTTCAGAGTTTTACTGAGGTCGTCAAAAAAGAAAATTCAGCAATGACGCTTATGCAACGTCATGCCCGGTTTGCAGACCTGTTTCAACTTGATGCCAATTTGAACTAG